In Candidatus Aegiribacteria sp., the DNA window AAGCTGATCCGGGGGGATTATTATGCATGAGAATATTTATCGAAAACTGGCAGATCATCTTGATAAGCTTCCAGGCGGTTTTGCTCCAAGTCACACCGGCGCGGAACTGCGCCTGCTCCGAAGGCTGTTTACTCCGGAGGAAGCGGAACTGGCAGTACATCTTACCCTTAACCGGGAGGAAGCCCGGATTATCGCTGACAGAGCTGTTCTTCCTTATGTCGAAACGGAGAAGAGACTTGCGGAGATGGCCTTAAAAGGGCTGATCTTTTCCATCCATCCCGAGGATGGTTCTCCTCTCTATCTTGCCGCTCCGTTCGTAATAGGGATCTATGAATTCCAGGTTAACAAGCTCAGTCAAGATCTGATAAGGGATCTTGATGACTACTGGAGTACACAGAAGCGAAGAAGACCCGTCAGGACCATTCCGCAAATGCGAATCATCCCCATCAATCAGAGTATCGAACCTCATCTCGAAGCGTTTCCCTATGACATGGTCAGAGAATTGATCAAGTCTCAGGACCGGTATGCCGTTGCTCCCTGTATCTGCCGTCTTTCCGCGAAAATGGAGGGAAACGGCTGCGATGCAATTGAGGAGGCATGCCTGATGTTCGGTGACTGGGCTGACTTCTACGTTCGCGGCGGTATGGGACGCTATATTGACAGAGCTGAGGTTCTGGAGATTCTGGCCAGAGCTGACGCGGACAATCTGGTTCTCCAGCCGACCAATTCCAGAGATGTTGCTGCTATATGCTGCTGCTGCAGCTGCTGCTGCGGTATTCTGCAAAGTATACAACGTCATCCCAGACCAGCTGAGATCGTAGCCAGTTCATTCATTGTCACACTTGAGCCAGAAACCTGCGTTGCCTGCGGGGTCTGTATGGATCGATGCCGGATGCAGGCTTTCACCATGGGAGATGGTGCTGTTATTCTGAATAGCGATCGGTGCATCGGTTGTGGTTTGTGTGTTACAACCTGTCCGGTCGGCGCATTGACACTGCTTCGTAAACCGGGCAGCAGCGAGATTGAAATCCCTGCTGATATGGATTCCACATGGCGTAAAATAAGCAGGGATCAGGCAGAAGCTCTATGATGTTCAGACTTTGCTGAGTACTCTCTGTATCTCTCCGATATACATCCGGTGATAGCCTTTTTCCGGATAAAGAGAACCAATCTTCTTTTCGAGGATTCGTTCTGGGTCAATATCATGGTGGTAGATTTTTCTGCAAACCAGTATCAGGTTTGACTGTTTGAAAGCTGTTACACCGGGAGAAGGCTCAAATGGAAGCAGCCCGGTTTCCTGAGCCTTATCAACATTCTCACCGGTATGAGTCCCGCAGTATCTCAGTGTTTCTCTGTATTCCTCTTTAAAGAAGCAGATGCTGAAGAGGGAATTTTCCTCCATGAATTTTCGTGTGTAACGTTGCGGTCTGACGAAAACAAAGGCTACCCTTCGATGCCATAACTGGCCCAGGGAGCCCCAGCTTGCTGTCATGGTGTTGTATCCATCTGAGAGATCACCTGATGTGAGAAGGAACCAGTCCTCCGCGATCAGTTTAAAAACGTTGTCGCGTATGTCATCAGGGGCAATTTCGCGATAGCCGGAAGAGTCAGAGGTAATCATTTCACTAATCTAAAGAGTAATTGATGTGCTTGTGATATCCTTGTAGTCTGAAGTGAAGTCGTCCGCTCCATCCTCTCCGCATATGAATATTATGTTGTAACTTTGGCCTTCATAAAGAGCAACGTCCCAGAGATCGCCTGAATTCAGAGGGATAGTGAAGCTGATTTCAGTATTTCCTGAGCTTTCACTTCCTGATTTATCTGAAACGTTCTGCTGTCCGCCCTGCAGGTTGGAATCGGATTCATGAGTATTACTGTCAATACCGAAATCGTCCCGGATATTGACCGATGAACCATTCACATATCCTATAATTATGTTTGCGTCATGCATGAGGTAGGATCCGCCGAATCCGACTGCTACCCATCCTGAGGAGGGACCTTCAAGTTGCACTTCAAGGTTGCTGCCGCTGACACGCCATTTCAGTTCAAAGCCATCCTTTGAGGTTGTTTTCCAGCTGTTTGGATCAAACGGGTTTTCATCACATCCGGTAACAAGAATCA includes these proteins:
- a CDS encoding flavin reductase — translated: MITSDSSGYREIAPDDIRDNVFKLIAEDWFLLTSGDLSDGYNTMTASWGSLGQLWHRRVAFVFVRPQRYTRKFMEENSLFSICFFKEEYRETLRYCGTHTGENVDKAQETGLLPFEPSPGVTAFKQSNLILVCRKIYHHDIDPERILEKKIGSLYPEKGYHRMYIGEIQRVLSKV
- a CDS encoding 4Fe-4S binding protein → MHENIYRKLADHLDKLPGGFAPSHTGAELRLLRRLFTPEEAELAVHLTLNREEARIIADRAVLPYVETEKRLAEMALKGLIFSIHPEDGSPLYLAAPFVIGIYEFQVNKLSQDLIRDLDDYWSTQKRRRPVRTIPQMRIIPINQSIEPHLEAFPYDMVRELIKSQDRYAVAPCICRLSAKMEGNGCDAIEEACLMFGDWADFYVRGGMGRYIDRAEVLEILARADADNLVLQPTNSRDVAAICCCCSCCCGILQSIQRHPRPAEIVASSFIVTLEPETCVACGVCMDRCRMQAFTMGDGAVILNSDRCIGCGLCVTTCPVGALTLLRKPGSSEIEIPADMDSTWRKISRDQAEAL